Proteins encoded together in one Halothermothrix orenii H 168 window:
- a CDS encoding NUDIX domain-containing protein, protein MSRIRNSAKAIIIKNNKLLCTKNKDQFGVFYLLPGGGQKSFETIEEALLRECKEEISADIIIGDLVFVREYIGKNHEFAEWDSDVHQIEYMFECKLKSDTDIKTGSTPDIYQIGVKWLDLNNLGGYRIYPSILKDIIKCDGTLSGRVYLGDVN, encoded by the coding sequence ATGTCAAGGATAAGAAATTCTGCAAAAGCAATTATTATAAAAAATAACAAACTTTTATGTACCAAAAACAAAGACCAATTTGGTGTTTTTTATTTGCTACCGGGTGGCGGACAGAAGTCCTTTGAAACAATTGAGGAGGCTTTATTACGTGAATGTAAGGAAGAAATATCAGCTGATATAATAATAGGTGACCTTGTTTTTGTCAGGGAATATATAGGGAAAAATCATGAATTTGCTGAATGGGATTCAGATGTTCATCAAATAGAATATATGTTTGAGTGCAAATTAAAATCAGATACAGACATTAAAACTGGTAGTACTCCGGATATTTACCAGATTGGTGTAAAGTGGTTAGATTTAAATAACCTGGGTGGCTACAGGATTTATCCCAGTATTTTAAAAGATATTATAAAATGTGATGGTACTCTCAGTGGTAGGGTTTACCTGGGGGATGTAAATTAA